Proteins encoded in a region of the Syngnathus typhle isolate RoL2023-S1 ecotype Sweden linkage group LG20, RoL_Styp_1.0, whole genome shotgun sequence genome:
- the LOC133144146 gene encoding sodium-dependent neutral amino acid transporter B(0)AT1-like: MKLTLPNPGLDLRISSLEDLDRIEKEEADNRPKWDNKAQYILTCVGFCIGLGNVWRFPYLCQSHGGGAFLIPYLLLLVLEGMPLLLLEFAIGQRLRKGSVGVWRAISPYLTGVGIASMLVSFLVALYYNSLIAWIMWYLFNSFQSPLPWTQCPLNENATGFVAECQESSTVDYFFYRVTLNSSTSISDSGELHWPMVVCLCCAWTVVCICCIRGISSSGKAVYITAILPYIVLSIFLIRGLTLKGAVSGIQFLFTPNAEELMNPTTWLDAGAQVFYAFGLAWGGLISFSSYNPVHNNCVQDAVILSVVTGFTSVFAATVTYAIIGFRATEKYDLCCSDNILSLINGFDLPEDSITPSTFDLALENLNSSSPEVVLGLNLKTCDLQKFLSGGVEGTGLAFIVFTEAITKMPASPVWSVLFFIMLICLGLSTLFGNIEGVVVPLRDLGVFPKRWPHEALTGITCLVSFVITLLFALNSGNYWLGLFDKFAGSIPLLTIGFFEMISVVYIYGIDRFNEDIEFMTGRKPNIFWQITWRFISPLIVLAILIFYLIIQAQEKLTYLVWDPASEAFPSLSSKAYPSWINGMVFLLAGVPSLIVPLYALCRYIFVCCRRRVN; the protein is encoded by the exons ATGAAATTGACTCTTCCCAACCCGGGATTGGATCTGCGGATCTCCAGCCTTGAGGATCTGGACAGGATAgagaaagaagaagctgataatAGACCCAAATGGGATAATAAAGCTCAGTACATCCTGACCTGCGTTGGATTTTGTATCGGACTTGGCAATGTGTGGCGATTCCCTTACTTGTGTCAGAGCCATGGAGGAG GAGCCTTTTTGATCCCGTACCTGCTCCTGCTGGTATTAGAAGGAATGCCCCTCTTGTTGCTGGAATTTGCCATCGGCCAGCGTCTTCGGAAAGGAAGCGTTGGAGTGTGGCGGGCCATCAGTCCTTATCTGACTGGTGTTG gtaTTGCCTCCATGCTGGTGTCCTTCTTAGTTGCTTTGTATTACAACAGTTTGATAGCTTGGATCATGTGGTACCTTTTCAATTCCTTCCAAAGTCCATTGCCTTGGACTCAGTGTCCTCTCAATGAGAATGCAACAG GTTTTGTAGCCGAATGTCAAGAGAGCTCCACCGTGGACTATTTTTTCTACCGGGTGACCCTCAACAGCTCAACGTCCATATCGGACTCTGGGGAACTCCACTGGCCCATGGTGGTGTGCCTTTGCTGTGCATGGACTGTTGTATGCATTTGCTGCATCAGAGGGATAAGCAGCTCGGGCAAG GCTGTGTACATCACAGCCATCCTGCCATACATTGTGTTGTCCATATTCCTGATCCGAGGGCTAACCCTGAAAGGCGCCGTGAGCGGTATTCAGTTTCTCTTCACCCCAAAT GCGGAGGAATTGATGAATCCAACAACGTGGCTGGACGCAGGGGCTCAGGTTTTTTACGCTTTCGGTCTGGCATGGGGCGGGCTTATCTCATTCTCCAGCTACAATCCCGTTCA taacAACTGCGTGCAAGATGCTGTCATCCTGTCGGTTGTCACCGGCTTTACTTCCGTGTTTGCTGCTACCGTTACGTATGCCATCATTGGCTTCAGGGCCACGGAGAAATATGACCTGTGTTGTAGTGA cAACATCCTGTCATTAATAAACGGATTCGATCTCCCCGAGGACAGCATCACTCCAAGCACTTTCGACTTGGCCTTAGAAAATCTCAACAGCTCCTCTCCCGAGGTTGTTCTTGGACTGAACCTTAAAACCTGTGACTTGCAAAAATTCCTCAGTGGG GGAGTGGAGGGAACAGGTCTGGCATTTATTGTTTTCACAGAGGCCATCACCAAGATGCCAGCTTCACCAGTTTGGTCTGTTCTCTTCTTCATTATGCTTATCTGCTTGGGGCTTTCTACCCTGTTTGGCAACATTGAGGGAGTGGTGGTCCCCTTGAGAGACTTGGGGGTTTTCCCCAAAAGGTGGCCCCATGAAGCCCTGACTG GAATAACGTGCCTCGTATCTTTCGTCATCACCCTCCTCTTCGCTTTGAATTCCGGCAATTATTGGCTTGGACTTTTTGACAAATTTGCCGGATCCATTCCGCTTCTGACGATTGGATTCTTTGAAATGATTTCTGTCGTTTACATATACGGCATTGACAG GTTCAACGAGGACATCGAATTCATGACTGGACGCAAACCAAACATCTTCTGGCAGATTACGTGGAGGTTCATCAGTCCTCTCATTGTCCTGGCCATTTTAATTTTCTACTTGATAATCCAAGCCCAAGAAAAACTCACCTATTTAGTCTGGGATCCTGCTTCT GAAGCGTTTCCATCTTTGTCATCCAAAGCATATCCGTCTTGGATCAATGGAATGGTTTTTCTCTTGGCGGGGGTTCCGAGTCTAATCGTGCCTCTGTATGCATTGTGTAGGTATATCTTTGTGTGCTGCAGGCGACGAGTAAATTGA
- the LOC133144143 gene encoding sodium-dependent neutral amino acid transporter B(0)AT1-like yields the protein MKLKLPNPGLDDRIPSHGELEKLEMDQAGDRPKWDNKAQYLLTCVGFCVGLGNVWRFPYLCQSHGGGAFMIPFLLLVVLEGIPLLHLEFAIGQRLRKGSVGVWRSINPYLTGVGISSLMVSFLVGMYYNTIMAWIMWYLFNSFQDPLPWSQCPLNANLSGLVDECARSSTVDYFWYRETLNTSESIDESGGLQWWMVLSLVAAWTVLYVCCIRGIETSGKAVYITSTLPYLVLTIFLIRGLTLKGSFEGIKFLFTPDVDELMNPSTWLDAGAQVFYSFSLAFGGLISFSSYNSIHNNCEQDAVLISIINGCTSVYSATVIYSIIGFRATEKYDDCIGGNILKLTNAFDLSENNITESNYDNMLMYLNQTSPDIVKDLQIQTCDMQFFLSQGVEGTGLAFIVFTEAIIKMPVSPIWAVLFFIMLFCLGLSTMFGNVEGVVVPMQDLNLLPKKWPKEVFCGLFCSISLAFGVIFAQRSGNYWLALFDNFAGSIPLLVIGLCEMIAVIYIYGVDRFNKDIEFMIGHKPNIFWQVTWRVVSPLIMVIILVFYFVTQITKSLTYLAWNPESENFPTLEVREYPNWISIIVFILAGVPSLVIPAVALFKCLQRRCCKQSDVNDDNVKTISAEIHINDKMRY from the exons ATGAAGCTGAAGCTACCAAACCCGGGACTGGATGATCGGATCCCTTCTCATGGGGAACTGGAGAAGCTGGAAATGGATCAGGCGGGGGATAGACCCAAGTGGGACAACAAAGCCCAGTACCTGCTCACCTGTGTGGGCTTCTGTGTAGGTCTGGGCAACGTCTGGAGGTTTCCTTATTTGTGCCAAAGCCATGGAGGAG GTGCATTCATGATCCCCTTCCTACTCCTTGTGGTTCTGGAGGGAATCCCGTTGCTGCACCTTGAGTTTGCCATCGGACAGCGTTTGAGGAAAGGCAGCGTTGGCGTGTGGAGGTCGATTAACCCGTACTTGACTGGAGTTG GTATATCATCTTTGATGGTGTCCTTTCTGGTGGGCATGTATTACAATACCATCATGGCTTGGATCATGTGGTACCTCTTCAACTCCTTCCAGGATCCTTTGCCATGGAGCCAGTGTCCACTAAATGCTAACCTCTCAG GTCTGGTGGACGAATGTGCACGCAGCAGCACTGTGGATTACTTTTGGTACAGAGAGACCTTGAACACATCAGAGTCCATTGATGAATCTGGAGGTCTGCAGTGGTGGATGGTGCTGTCCCTGGTGGCCGCTTGGACCGTGCTCTATGTCTGCTGCATCCGCGGAATCGAAACCAGCGGAAAG GCTGTGTACATCACGTCTACTCTGCCGTACCTGGTTCTGACTATCTTCCTAATTAGAGGACTCACTCTGAAAGGTTCCTTTGAGGGAATTAAGTTCCTCTTCACACCAGAC GTGGATGAGTTGATGAATCCTTCAACGTGGTTGGACGCCGGCGCTCAGGTGTTCTACTCCTTCTCGTTGGCGTTTGGAGGCCTCATCTCCTTTTCTAGTTACAATTCTATCCA CAACAACTGCGAGCAGGATGCCGTTCTCATTTCCATCATCAACGGCTGCACGTCGGTGTATTCCGCCACCGTCATCTACTCCATCATCGGTTTCAGAGCCACTGAAAAATACGACGACTGCATCGGAGG CAACATCCTGAAGCTGACCAACGCCTTCGACTTAAGTGAGAACAACATCACGGAGAGCAACTACGACAACATGCTTATGTACCTCAACCAAACCAGTCCGGATATTGTGAAGGATTTGCAAATCCAGACATGTGACATGCAGTTCTTCCTCAGTCAG GGGGTGGAGGGAACAGGTTTGGCCTTTATTGTCTTCACGGAGGCCATCATAAAGATGCCCGTTTCGCCAATCTGGGCCGTGTTGTTCTTCATCATGCTCTTCTGCCTCGGTCTGTCCACTATGTTTGGAAACGTGGAGGGAGTTGTGGTACCCATGCAGGATCTGAATTTATTACCCAAAAAATGGCCCAAAGAAGTTTTCTGTG GTTTGTTCTGCTCTATTTCTCTTGCCTTTGGCGTCATTTTTGCCCAGCGCTCGGGGAATTACTGGTTGGCTCTTTTTGACAACTTTGCCGGCTCCATTCCTCTTCTGGTCATCGGGCTTTGCGAGATGATCGCCGTTATCTACATTTATGGCGTAGATAG ATTTAATAAAGATATCGAGTTCATGATTGGACACAAGCCCAACATCTTCTGGCAGGTGACATGGAGGGTGGTCAGCCCGCTCATCATGGTCATCATCCTGGTCTTTTATTTCGTCACACAAATCACAAAGTCTCTCACTTATTTGGCCTGGAATCCAGAATCG GAGAACTTTCCCACCCTCGAAGTGCGAGAGTACCCGAACTGGATTTCTATTATTGTCTTCATCCTGGCCGGCGTTCCCAGTTTAGTCATCCCAGCCGTGGCCCTCTTCAAATGTTTGCAGAGGAGATGCTGCAAACAATCGGATGTCAACGATGACAATGTGAAGACTATCTCTGCTGAAATCCACATAAATGACAAAATGAGGTATTAG